In Glycine max cultivar Williams 82 chromosome 7, Glycine_max_v4.0, whole genome shotgun sequence, a single window of DNA contains:
- the LOC100811534 gene encoding laccase-17: MGIAYLNMPGFMRAMFIMLCAMMILPELTHAKHARVTRHYKFNIKMQNFTRLCQTKSIVTVNGRFPGPRIIAREGDRIVVKVVNHVQYNVTLHWHGIRQLKSAWADGPAYITQCPIQTGQSFVYNFTVIGQRGTLWWHAHISWLRTTLYGPIVILPKRHVPYPFPQPFREVPIILGEWWKADTEAVINQAMQTGLAPNISDVHTINGLPGPVSNCAAKETFQLKVKPGKTYLLRLINAALNDEMFFSIANHTLTMVEADAVYVKPFSTKIVLITPGQTVNVLLKAKSKAPNGTFAISTRPYATGPASFDNTTATGFLEYKKTSHASNKSNTKKLPLLRAVFPKFNDTVFAMNFHNKVRSLANARFPAKVPKTVDRHFFFTVGLGISKCSKNQQCQGPNNTRVAAAVNNVTFVTPNIALLQAHFFNKSKGVYTTDFPSNPPFKFNYTGTPPSNIFVSSGTKTVVLPYNTSVELVLQDTSIIGAESHPLHLHGFNFFIVGQGNGNFDPKKDPIKFNLVDPAERNTAGVPSGGWVAVRFLADNPGVWFMHCHLEVHTSWGLKMAWIVQDGKRRNQKLPPPPSDLPKC, translated from the exons ATGGGTATTGCTTATCTCAACATGCCAGGCTTCATGAGGGCAATGTTTATTATGTTATGTGCTATGATGATATTGCCAGAACTAACACATGCAAAGCATGCAAGAGTAACTAGGCACTACAAGTTTAAT ATCAAAATGCAAAACTTCACAAGGCTTTGCCAAACAAAGAGCATTGTAACTGTCAATGGACGATTTCCTGGTCCTAGAATCATAGCAAGAGAAGGAGACAGAATTGTGGTTAAAGTCGTTAACCACGTTCAATACAATGTCACCCTTCATTG GCATGGAATTCGCCAACTAAAAAGTGCATGGGCAGATGGACCAGCCTATATCACACAGTGTCCAATTCAGACAGGTCAAAGTTTTGTGTACAACTTCACAGTCATTGGCCAAAGAGGAACATTGTGGTGGCATGCACATATCTCATGGCTTAGAACAACTCTCTATGGTCCCATTGTCATTCTTCCCAAAAGACATGTCCCTTACCCATTCCCTCAACCTTTCAGAGAAGTCCCCATCATATTGG GGGAGTGGTGGAAAGCAGACACAGAAGCAGTTATAAACCAAGCAATGCAAACAGGATTGGCACCAAATATCTCAGATGTTCACACCATCAATGGTCTTCCAGGTCCTGTCTCCAACTGCGCAGCCAAAG AAACATTCCAGCTCAAGGTGAAGCCTGGAAAAACATATCTGCTTCGTCTGATCAACGCTGCACTTAATGATGAGATGTTCTTCAGCATAGCCAACCACACCCTTACCATGGTTGAAGCTGATGCAGTGTATGTAAAGCCCTTCAGCACAAAGATTGTTCTGATCACACCTGGTCAAACCGTCAACGTCCTTCTCAAGGCCAAATCCAAGGCTCCAAATGGCACATTTGCCATATCCACAAGGCCCTATGCTACAGGTCCAGCTTCTTTTGATAACACCACAGCCACAGGGTTCCTTGAGTACAAGAAAACTTCACATGCAAGCAACAAGTCAAACACCAAGAAGCTTCCTCTTCTTAGAGCAGTGTTCCCTAAATTCAATGACACTGTCTTTGCAATGAACTTCCACAACAAGGTTCGTAGCTTGGCCAATGCAAGATTCCCAGCAAAAGTTCCAAAAACCGTAGACAGGCACTTCTTCTTCACTGTTGGCTTAGGAATCAGCAAATGCTCAAAAAATCAACAATGCCAAGGGCCTAACAACACAAGGGTAGCTGCTGCTGTTAACAATGTGACATTTGTGACACCAAACATTGCTTTACTCCAAGCACATTTTTTCAACAAGTCCAAAGGAGTGTACACCACAGATTTCCCTTCCAACCCTCCTTTCAAGTTCAACTACACTGGCACTCCACCAAGCAACATCTTTGTGAGTAGTGGCACTAAGACAGTGGTGTTGCCATACAACACCAGTGTGGAGTTGGTACTTCAAGACACAAGCATTATTGGAGCTGAGAGTCACCCTCTTCACCTTCATGGCTTCAACTTCTTCATTGTTGGCCAAGGAAATGGGAACTTTGACCCCAAAAAGGACCCCATAAAGTTCAACCTTGTTGACCCTGCTGAAAGGAACACTGCTGGTGTGCCATCTGGAGGGTGGGTTGCTGTTCGCTTTCTTGCTGATAATCCAG GTGTTTGGTTCATGCATTGCCACCTTGAAGTGCATACTAGTTGGGGCTTGAAAATGGCATGGATAGTCCAAGATGGTAAACGGCGCAATCAGAAGCTGCCACCTCCACCTTCTGATCTTCCAAAATGTTGA
- the LOC102668491 gene encoding uncharacterized protein: MDIPLRSTRKYLFKKTDLLRLRELASLVSDPVDFQAHHGKLLRILRVDVEEGCLETLVQFYDPLYHCFTFPDYQLVPTLEEYSYLVGLPVPDKIPFHGFEPTPKPSDIAAALHLKTSIIQANLTSKGGLQGLPTHFLYQQASIFAEAASILAFHSILALLIYGLLLFPNIDNFIDINAIKIFLTKNPVPTLLADTYHSIHDRTQAGRGTISCCAPLLYQWFTFHLPQSRAFKTNDDKLSWPRRIMTLDPSDIVWYQAASDVGEIIVSCGEYPNVPLLGMRGGISYNPLLARRQFGYPIKTKPNNLALTNEFYLNHGDHSNKRERFAQAWSAIRRLNRSQLGKKSDYVHESYTQWVIDRTKSFGLPYRLPRYLSSTIPPSSLPIPFDTKEEFHEQLTKERQEKETWKRRYQELEQENEILKGKIAQQSRELFIQNQRMIEKDDLLRRKDALLHRDARRKRRFMDLFSRAHSDSEDPSTPGV; encoded by the coding sequence ATGGACATCCCACTGAGAAGCACTAGGAAGTACCTTTTCAAAAAAACAGACCTGTTGAGATTAAGGGAGCTAGCATCTTTAGTAAGTGATCCAGTTGATTTTCAAGCTCATCATGGGAAGTTGCTCAGAATTCTTAGAGTAGATGTTGAGGAAGGATGCCTAGAGACCCTGGTTCAGTTCTATGACCCGCTCTACCATTGCTTCACATTTCCCGATTACCAGCTTGTCCCCACACTTGAAGAGTACTCCTACCTAGTTGGTTTACCCGTGCCAGACAAGATACCTTTCCATGGTTTTGAGCCTACCCCTAAACCCTCCGACATCGCAGCCGCCCTCCATCTTAAAACCTCTATCATCCAAGCAAACCTTACCTCTAAAGGAGGCCTCCAAGGTCTTCCCACCCACTTCCTCTACCAACAAGCCTCCATATTTGCTGAAGCAGCTAGCATACTTGCCTTCCATTCTATCCTAGCCCTCCTTATATATGGCCTTTTACTCTTCCCAAATATTGACAACTTCATCGATATCAATGCCATTAAAATCTTTCTTACAAAGAACCCCGTACCCACTCTACTCGCCGATACCTACCATTCTATCCATGACCGTACCCAGGCTGGCCGTGGAACCATTTCTTGTTGTGCACCCTTACTCTATCAGTGGTTTACCTTCCACTTACCTCAATCCCGTGCCTTCAAGACCAATGATGATAAGCTTTCTTGGCCTCGCCGAATCATGACTCTTGACCCATCTGACATTGTTTGGTACCAAGCAGCTAGTGATGTTGGAGAGATTATTGTGAGTTGTGGTGAATATCCCAACGTACCTCTTTTGGGTATGCGTGGCGGAATTAGCTACAACCCGCTTCTCGCTCGACGACAATTTGGGTACCCGATAAAGACAAAACCAAACAACCTTGCCTTGACTAATGAATTCTATCTTAACCATGGAGATCACTCGAACAAAAGGGAAAGATTCGCACAAGCTTGGAGCGCTATCCGCAGACTCAACAGAAGTCAGTTGGGAAAGAAATCAGACTATGTGCACGAATCTTATACCCAGTGGGTTATTGATAGGACCAAGAGCTTTGGCCTACCCTACCGCTTACCCAGATACCTATCGTCCACCATCCCACCATCATCCTTGCCTATCCCCTTTGATACTAAGGAAGAGTTTCATGAACAATTAACCAAAGAAAggcaagaaaaagaaacttgGAAGAGGAGATACCAGGAGCTCGAGCAAGAGAATGAGATTTTGAAGGGGAAGATAGCCCAACAGAGCCGTGAGCTTTTTATCCAGAACCAGAGGATGATTGAGAAGGACGACTTGCTTCGTCGGAAAGACGCTTTGCTCCACCGAGATGCTAGAAGAAAGAGGAGGTTTATGGATTTGTTCTCCCGTGCACATTCAGATTCCGAGGATCCATCTACTCCGGGAGTTTGA
- the LOC100795918 gene encoding protein FAR-RED ELONGATED HYPOCOTYL 1 — protein MEESKKNPSQLNRFQDDGMHDLDIVEWKKKRKLQSDQLDLIRPKHKCWVGSFSSEHASVFDKNPVLESMHNHTVESSKHESAKDSNSFMEDCDTAMSVNEEAKHETDCGSSYLYVNRVSYIDEEAFVDSQCIPPYDDADAQALINHEEHFLGLGSFSGHECSEDAEDSNEDPVEKEFEDFLYSSGVNPNVYVLSSGRWDVNQEAQSSSRPPTIDQEFEEYFSMLML, from the exons ATGGAGGAAAGCAAGAAAAACCCTTCTCAACTTAACAG ATTCCAGGATGATGGAATGCACGATCTTGACATAGttgaatggaaaaagaaaagaaaattacagAGTGATCAGTTGGATTTGATTAGACCTAAACATAAATGCTGGGTTGGAAGTTTCTCCTCTGAACATGCTTCAGTGTTTGATAAAAATCCAGTTTTAGAGAGCATGCACAACCACACAGTTGAAAGCTCCAAACATGAATCTGCCAAAGACAGCAATAGTTTTATGGAAGACTGTGATACTGCCATGTCTGTAAATGAAGAAGCCAAACACGAGACAGATTGTGGAAGTTCATACTTATATG TAAATAGGGTAAGCTATATCGATGAGGAAGCATTTGTTGATAGCCAATGCATTCCACCTTATGATGATGCCGATGCACAAGCTTTGATCAATCATGAGGAACACTTTCTGGGGTTAGGAAGCTTTTCAGGTCATGAATGCTCAGAAGATGCTGAAGACAGCAATGAGGACCCTGTAGAGAAGGAATTCGAAGATTTTCTTTATTCCAGTGGGGTGAATCCTAATGTGTATGTCCTTTCATCTGGAAGATGGGATGTAAATCAAG AAGCTCAATCAAGCTCAAGACCACCAACAATTGATCAAGAGTTTGAGGAGTACTTTTCTATGCTTATGCTCTAG